In Oryza sativa Japonica Group chromosome 2, ASM3414082v1, the following are encoded in one genomic region:
- the LOC4328040 gene encoding probable inactive linolenate hydroperoxide lyase, which translates to MVPSFPQPASAAAATRPIPGSYGPPLLGPLRDRLDYFWFQGPDDFFRRRAADHKSTVFRANIPPTFPFFLGVDPRVVAVVDAAAFTALFDPALVDKRDVLIGPYVPSLAFTRGTRVGVYLDTQDPDHARTKAFSIDLLRRAARNWAAELRAAVDDMLAAVEEDLNRAPDPAAASASYLIPLQKCIFRFLCKALVGADPAADGLVDRFGVYILDVWLALQLVPTQKVGVIPQPLEELLLHSFPLPSFVVKPGYDLLYRFVEKHGAAAVSIAEKEHGISKEEAINNILFVLGFNAFGGFSVFLPFLVMEVGKPGRDDLRRRLREEVRRVLGGGDGGEAGFAAVREMALVRSTVYEVLRMQPPVPLQFGRARRDFVLRSHGGAAYEVGKGELLCGYQPLAMRDPAVFDRPEEFVPERFLGDDGEALLQYVYWSNGPETGEPSPGNKQCAAKEVVVATACMLVAELFRRYDDFECDGTSFTKLDKRELTPS; encoded by the coding sequence atgGTGCCGTCGTTCCCGCAGCCGGccagtgcggcggcggcgacgcggccaaTACCGGGGAGCTACGGCCCGCCGCTGCTCGGCCCGCTCCGCGACCGCCTCGACTACTTCTGGTTCCAGGGCCCCGACgacttcttccgccgccgcgccgccgaccacaAGAGCACCGTGTTCCGCGCCAACATCCCGCCCaccttccccttcttcctcggcgtcgacccgcgcgtcgtcgccgtcgttgatGCCGCCGCCTTCACCGCGCTCTTCGACCCGGCCCTCGTCGACAAGCGCGACGTCCTCATCGGCCCCTACGTCCCCAGCCTCGCCTTCACCCGCGGCACCCGCGTCGGCGTCTACCTCGACACCCAGGACCCCGACCACGCCCGCACCAAGGCCTTCTCCAtcgacctcctccgccgcgccgcccgcaactgggccgccgagctccgcgccgccgtcgacgacatgctcgccgccgtcgaggaagACCTCAACAGGGCCCctgaccccgccgccgcctccgccagctACCTCATCCCGCTCCAGAAGTGCATCTTCCGCTTCCTCTGCAAGGCGCTCGTCGGCGCCGACCCGGCGGCGGACGGCCTCGTCGACCGCTTCGGCGTGTACATCCTCGACGTGTGGCTGGCGTTGCAGCTGGTGCCGACGCAGAAGGTGGGCGTCATCCCGCAGCCGCTGGAGGAGCTCCTGCTCCACTCCTTCCCGCTGCCGTCGTTCGTCGTCAAGCCCGGGTACGACCTCCTCTACCGCTTCGTGGAGaagcacggcgccgccgccgtgtccatCGCTGAGAAGGAGCACGGCatcagcaaggaggaggccatCAACAACATCCTCTTCGTGCTCGGCTTCAACGCGTTCGGCGGCTTCTCGGTGTTCCTGCCGTTCCTGGTCATGGAGGTCGGCAAGCCCGGCCGGGAcgacctgcggcggcggctgcgggaggAGGTGCGCCGCGtgctgggcggcggcgacggcggcgaggccgggttCGCGGCGGTGAGGGAGATGGCGCTGGTGCGGTCGACGGTGTACGAGGTGCTCCGGATGCAGCCGCCGGTGCCGCTGCAGTTCGGGCGGGCGCGGCGAGACTTCGTGCTGCGgtcgcacggcggcgcggcgtacGAGGTGGGCAAGGGCGAGCTGCTGTGCGGGTACCAGCCGCTGGCCATGCGCGACCCGGCGGTGTTCGACCGGCCGGAGGAGTTCGTGCCGGAGAGGTtcctcggcgacgacggcgaggcgctgCTGCAGTACGTGTACTGGTCCAACGGGCCGGAGACCGGCGAGCCGTCGCCGGGGAACAAACAGTGTGCCGCCAAGGAGGTGGTCGTCGCCACCGCGTGCATGCTCGTCGCCGAGCTTTTCCGGCGGTACGACGACTTCGAATGCGACGGCACCTCCTTCACCAAGCTCGACAAGCGGGAGCTCACTCCCAGCTAA
- the LOC107277670 gene encoding mediator of RNA polymerase II transcription subunit 2 has product MQMVTAAAGGGSSSRRRKAIKRNFKAKEADRKETEEEGNQVKKITSQQLKRKRKKEEDASEKKKKKKRQTEEAEAEKKIEARKAKKEAYERYLANFFDFEPFPRTPDHILNEMPEEERAGENQLAAFADSIMERRRLLYQRCIKDYMDKDKDDHE; this is encoded by the exons ATGCagatggtgacggcggcggcaggtggcggtagcagcagcaggaggaggaaagCCATCAAGAGAAACTTTAAGGCTAAAGAAGCAGACCGCAAGGAGACGGAAGAGGAGGGCAATCAGGTGAAGAAGATCACCAGCCAGCAGCT gaagaggaagaggaagaaggaagaagacgccagcgagaagaagaagaagaagaagcggcaGACGGAGGAAGCAGAAGCGGAGAAGAAGATTGAGGCGAGGAAAGCCAAAAAAGAGGCGTACGAGCGGTACCTGGCGAATTTCTTTGATTTTGAGCCCTTCCCACGCACACCCGACCACATCCTCAACGAGATGCCCGAGGAAGAGCGTGCCGGAGAAAATCAACTTGCTGCCTTCGCTGATAGTATTATGGAACGTCGCAGGCTCCTATACCAGAGATGCATCAAGGACTACATGGACAAGGACAAGGACGATCACGAATAG